A part of Hemicordylus capensis ecotype Gifberg chromosome 16, rHemCap1.1.pri, whole genome shotgun sequence genomic DNA contains:
- the ZMYND12 gene encoding zinc finger MYND domain-containing protein 12 — protein MAMRSEKLVPLALPRGRKLGCELCLGPATLRCGGCGVTYYCDVDHQSADWVSIHEKICQLLIPLRTALPFYNSEKERKHGQEQKISREKFLAGLTHGVAQKFLSEGKHEDAIPAALHSLKFNINVYGSHSPELVPAFLILAEASLGLGHVAQGEEYLSQAQWIVLKNASCSSAIQSKLHRNLGLLHAARGNFEDALYHLANDVYNACCAFGTNGIAASGGYFHMANIFFHQKRMDVAHSLFAEVVDIWHKHFSRLIDTQFQTLTTPPEVDVLSEEVEPTEETLDEGQRAEASQVLSAILDIREQAARPQLDKIAKVLHTLAMLHYLCQNIPKAHELGLKVLQMTEELPKQEPDASLQRLMQLIKTRPSVPK, from the exons ATGGCGATGCGGAGCGAGAAGCTGGTGCCGCTGGCCTTGCCCCGCGGGCGGAAACTCGGCTGCGAGCTGTGTCTCGGGCCGGCCACGCTGCGCTGCGGCGGCTGCGGGGTCACCTACTACTG TGATGTAGACCATCAAAGCGCTGACTGGGTCAGCATCCATGAGAAGATATGCCAGCTGCTCATTCCGCTGCGTACAGCGTTGCCTTTTTATAATTcggagaaggaaaggaagcatGGGCAGGAGCAGAAGATAAGCAGGGAG AAATTCCTGGCAGGACTCACTCACGGCGTGGCCCAGAAATTTCTCTCTGAAGGCAAACATGAAGACGCCATCCCGGCAGCACTGCATTCGCTGAAATTCAACATTAACGTTTACGGCTCGCATTCTCCAGAACTGGTGCCGGCATTCCTCATTTTGGCCGAGGCGAGCCTGG GCCTCGGGCATGTCGCCCAAGGAGAGGAGTACCTCTCCCAAGCGCAGTGGATTGTCTTGAAGAACGCCAGCTGCAGCAGTGCCATTCAGTCAAAGCTGCACCGCAACCTGGGACTCCTCCACGCGGCCAGGGGGAACTTCGAGGACGCCTTGTACCACCTGGCGAATGAC GTTTACAATGCCTGCTGTGCCTTTGGGACCAATGGCATTGCTGCCTCGGGAGGCTATTTCCACATGGCCAACATTTTCTTCCATCAGAAAAGAATGGATGTGGCCCACTCTCTGTTTGCTGAG GTGGTGGACATTTGGCACAAGCACTTCAGCCGCTTGATCGACACTCAATTCCAGACACTCACAACTCCGCCCGAAGTGGATGTGCTGTCTGAAGAAGTGGAGCCCACTGAAGAGACGCTTG ACGAAGGCCAGCGCGCGGAAGCGTCTCAGGTGCTGAGCGCCATCTTGGATATCCGAGAGCAGGCAGCCAGGCCGCAGCTGGATAAGATCGCCAAGGTGCTCCACACTCTGGCCATGCTCCATTACCTGTGTCAGAACATACCCAAG GCTCACGAACTTGGGCTGAAGGTTCTGCAAATGACGGAGGAGCTGCCAAAGCAGGAGCCGGACGCGTCGCTGCAGCGCTTGATGCAGCtgatcaaaaccaggccttcCGTTCCGAAGTAG
- the PPCS gene encoding phosphopantothenate--cysteine ligase isoform X1: protein MAEAEAAPPAESSAAEAAAERRVRAWAEGQRARGRRVALVTSGGTQVPLEARAVRFLENFSSGRRGAASVERLAGAGYAVCFLHRARSAFPWARALPPPGPALLDALCVHEGGEPRVTADPGALPGLVPALRAYRRARHEDALLALEFTGLVEYLALLRATARALAPLGSSAMFYLAAAVSDFYIPASEMPEHKIQSTDGPLQITMKMVPKMLSPLVKEWAPQAFVISFKLETDPSILVSKARQALEKYHHQVVIANVLDSRRTSVIVVTKESETQLSLSEDEVARGVEIEEKIVSHLESRHTAFMEK, encoded by the exons ATGGCCGAGGCGGAGGCGGCGCCGCCCGCGGAGTCCtcggcggcggaggcggcggcggagcggCGCGTGCGGGCCTGGGCGGAGGGGCAGCGGGCGCGGGGCCGGCGCGTGGCGCTGGTGACCTCGGGCGGGACGCAGGTGCCGCTGGAGGCGCGGGCCGTGCGCTTCCTGGAGAACTTCAGCAGCGGGCGGCGCGGGGCGGCCTCGGTCGAGCGGCTGGCCGGCGCCGGCTACGCGGTCTGCTTCCTGCACCGCGCGCGCTCGGCCTTCCCCTGGGCGCGCGCCCTGCCCCCGCCCGGTCCCGCCCTGCTGGACGCCCTGTGCGTGCACGAGGGCGGCGAGCCGCGCGTCACCGCCGACCCCGGCGCGCTCCCGGGGCTCGTGCCCGCCCTGCGGGCTTACCGGCGCGCCCGCCACGAGGACGCGCTCCTGGCCCTGGAGTTCACCGGCCTGGTCGAGTACCTGGCGCTGCTGCGGGCGACGGCCCGGGCCCTGGCCCCGCTGG GTTCCAGTGCTATGTTCTACTTGGCGGCCGCTGTGTCAGATTTCTACATCCCTGCTTCGGAGATGCCTGAGCATAAGATCCAGTCTACAGACGGACCCCTCCAG ATCACAATGAAGATGGTGCCAAAAATGCTCTCCCCTCTGGTTAAGGAATGGGCTCCACAAGCATTTGTGATTTCATTTAAGCTGGAAACCGACCCTTCCATCCTGGTCAGCAAAGCACGGCAGGCCTTGGAGAAATACCACCACCAAGTGGTGATTGCCAATGTGCTCGACTCCCGAAGAACCTCCGTGATCGTGGTCACCAAGGAGTCTGAGACCCAGTTGTCACTTTCTGAGGACGAAGTGGCCCGAGGAGTAGAGATCGAGGAGAAGATTGTGAGCCACCTGGAGTCTCGGCACACGGCTTTTATGGAGAAATGA
- the PPCS gene encoding phosphopantothenate--cysteine ligase isoform X2 translates to MFYLAAAVSDFYIPASEMPEHKIQSTDGPLQITMKMVPKMLSPLVKEWAPQAFVISFKLETDPSILVSKARQALEKYHHQVVIANVLDSRRTSVIVVTKESETQLSLSEDEVARGVEIEEKIVSHLESRHTAFMEK, encoded by the exons ATGTTCTACTTGGCGGCCGCTGTGTCAGATTTCTACATCCCTGCTTCGGAGATGCCTGAGCATAAGATCCAGTCTACAGACGGACCCCTCCAG ATCACAATGAAGATGGTGCCAAAAATGCTCTCCCCTCTGGTTAAGGAATGGGCTCCACAAGCATTTGTGATTTCATTTAAGCTGGAAACCGACCCTTCCATCCTGGTCAGCAAAGCACGGCAGGCCTTGGAGAAATACCACCACCAAGTGGTGATTGCCAATGTGCTCGACTCCCGAAGAACCTCCGTGATCGTGGTCACCAAGGAGTCTGAGACCCAGTTGTCACTTTCTGAGGACGAAGTGGCCCGAGGAGTAGAGATCGAGGAGAAGATTGTGAGCCACCTGGAGTCTCGGCACACGGCTTTTATGGAGAAATGA
- the PPCS gene encoding phosphopantothenate--cysteine ligase isoform X3, translated as MKMVPKMLSPLVKEWAPQAFVISFKLETDPSILVSKARQALEKYHHQVVIANVLDSRRTSVIVVTKESETQLSLSEDEVARGVEIEEKIVSHLESRHTAFMEK; from the coding sequence ATGAAGATGGTGCCAAAAATGCTCTCCCCTCTGGTTAAGGAATGGGCTCCACAAGCATTTGTGATTTCATTTAAGCTGGAAACCGACCCTTCCATCCTGGTCAGCAAAGCACGGCAGGCCTTGGAGAAATACCACCACCAAGTGGTGATTGCCAATGTGCTCGACTCCCGAAGAACCTCCGTGATCGTGGTCACCAAGGAGTCTGAGACCCAGTTGTCACTTTCTGAGGACGAAGTGGCCCGAGGAGTAGAGATCGAGGAGAAGATTGTGAGCCACCTGGAGTCTCGGCACACGGCTTTTATGGAGAAATGA